A part of Polynucleobacter sp. MG-Unter2-18 genomic DNA contains:
- the glnE gene encoding bifunctional [glutamate--ammonia ligase]-adenylyl-L-tyrosine phosphorylase/[glutamate--ammonia-ligase] adenylyltransferase, producing MTDFAAQIEFLKQHSSYAQRWLNSRPDWVDWLRSQGAQKVDVVGIEDLLAPCQDALAAPEQDEAQFMADLRLARQRLMLWIAFRDLNGMADLSEVTHALSHFAEETVALSIAYIRADQQRRFGLPWSRVTDSEMPLMVVGMGKLGGLELNLSSDIDLIFLYEHEGDTQGGPKSLSYHEWFTRMGKHLIKLLAEHDANGFVFRVDMRLRPNGDSGPLVCSLDMLEEYLLVQGREWERYAWIKGRLISPLPHSPSFAHCERELDQLIRPFVYRRHLDYGVIASIRELHAQIQHEAEKRSSNHHGRSRDIKLGRGGIREIEFLAQMFQLMRGGTDPRFRIRPTLEVLELIKQQGILPAKEIDDLKAAYIYLRRLEHRIQVWEDQQTHYLPEDEAPRARLAASMVGPDQTQEQARFLSELDTHQTAVAQYFEKAFVLDDAARLDNTSLPAGWEPDATLFPESATRWLAWADSSKQRQLPEKSRIIFNNLIRKAAENLQVDQPIVISADQALLRFFDLLEAVARRSAYLSILSEYPQALFNVLALLKTSQWGAQYLTRHPHLLDYLLNSRTEKALIEDPEQYWQEVKATLDMRLDDVMADGDGSEQAMDILRITHHTETFITLLADLGIGMDHELSVEKVSDHLSALADLILQTTFERVWPSVAQKFALPLDATAPFAVISYGKLGGKELGYASDLDLVFLYQAEETDFAAQEIYALLAKRMINWLTAYTSAGSLFEIDTRLRPNGSAGFLVTNADAFKKYQMREGDNAAWVWEHQALTRARSSAGSRVVGEFFDSVRFDVLSQKRDVGQLRHEILEMRRKVHAGHPNPSPDFDLKHDAGGMVDIEFIVQFLVLAFSSAYPQLIGNLGNIALLRIAGEAGLIQASVAQEVGDAYRLLRARQHRLRLDGAEKTRVDLALEPQLVQAREVVLNLWQEIFLAPSDTEQA from the coding sequence ATGACTGACTTTGCCGCCCAAATTGAATTTCTAAAGCAGCACTCTAGCTATGCGCAGCGGTGGCTCAATTCTCGTCCTGATTGGGTTGATTGGCTTCGTTCTCAGGGCGCCCAAAAAGTAGATGTAGTTGGAATCGAAGATTTATTGGCTCCTTGCCAAGATGCTTTAGCTGCCCCTGAGCAAGATGAGGCTCAGTTTATGGCGGATCTGAGGCTGGCAAGGCAACGCCTCATGCTTTGGATTGCCTTCCGAGACCTCAATGGCATGGCTGACCTCAGTGAGGTAACGCATGCGCTGAGTCATTTTGCTGAGGAGACGGTAGCCCTTTCGATTGCCTATATCCGAGCAGATCAGCAACGTCGTTTTGGCTTGCCTTGGAGCCGGGTCACAGATTCAGAGATGCCTTTAATGGTGGTGGGTATGGGTAAGTTGGGTGGGCTAGAACTCAACCTTTCTTCTGATATCGACCTGATCTTTTTGTATGAGCACGAAGGTGATACTCAGGGCGGACCTAAGAGCCTGTCCTATCACGAGTGGTTTACGCGAATGGGTAAGCACCTGATTAAATTATTGGCAGAGCATGACGCCAATGGGTTTGTATTTCGGGTAGATATGCGCTTAAGGCCCAATGGGGATTCTGGCCCCCTAGTCTGTAGTCTCGATATGCTCGAAGAATATTTATTGGTACAAGGCAGAGAGTGGGAGCGCTATGCTTGGATTAAGGGTAGGTTGATCTCACCCCTACCTCACTCTCCCTCTTTTGCCCATTGCGAGCGTGAGCTCGATCAACTCATTCGCCCTTTCGTATATCGCCGACATTTAGATTATGGTGTGATTGCATCCATCCGTGAGTTGCATGCCCAAATACAGCATGAGGCTGAGAAGCGCTCCTCTAACCATCATGGTCGATCTAGGGATATTAAATTGGGTCGTGGCGGCATCCGAGAGATTGAGTTCTTAGCGCAAATGTTTCAGTTAATGCGGGGTGGCACCGATCCCCGCTTTCGTATTCGACCTACTCTAGAGGTATTGGAGTTGATAAAGCAACAAGGTATTTTGCCTGCTAAAGAAATTGATGATTTAAAGGCGGCTTACATTTACTTACGTCGCTTAGAGCATCGGATTCAGGTTTGGGAGGATCAGCAGACACACTATTTGCCCGAGGATGAGGCCCCTCGTGCTCGCTTGGCAGCTAGTATGGTCGGCCCTGATCAGACTCAAGAACAAGCTCGTTTTTTATCTGAGCTCGACACACACCAAACGGCAGTAGCTCAGTATTTTGAAAAAGCTTTTGTACTCGATGATGCTGCACGTTTAGACAATACCTCTCTTCCGGCAGGCTGGGAGCCTGACGCCACCCTATTCCCAGAGTCTGCTACCCGATGGTTGGCTTGGGCTGATAGCTCTAAGCAAAGACAGTTACCAGAAAAAAGTAGAATTATTTTTAACAACCTCATTCGCAAGGCTGCGGAGAACTTGCAAGTGGATCAGCCTATTGTGATTAGCGCAGATCAAGCCTTGCTTCGCTTTTTTGATTTGCTAGAAGCAGTTGCAAGGCGCAGCGCCTATCTCTCCATCTTGTCTGAATATCCTCAGGCACTATTCAATGTATTGGCTTTGCTCAAGACCTCTCAATGGGGTGCGCAATATTTAACTCGGCATCCTCATCTCTTGGATTATTTGCTCAACTCGCGTACTGAGAAAGCCCTGATTGAAGATCCTGAACAGTATTGGCAGGAAGTAAAAGCGACCCTGGATATGCGTCTGGATGACGTGATGGCAGATGGTGATGGCTCAGAGCAGGCGATGGATATTTTGCGCATTACCCATCACACCGAAACCTTTATCACTTTGCTCGCAGACTTAGGAATTGGCATGGATCACGAGCTTTCGGTTGAGAAGGTAAGTGATCATCTATCTGCTTTGGCAGACTTGATATTGCAGACCACTTTTGAGCGGGTATGGCCTAGCGTTGCCCAGAAGTTTGCATTACCGCTTGATGCGACTGCGCCATTCGCAGTAATTTCTTATGGCAAGTTGGGTGGTAAAGAGTTGGGATATGCCTCCGACTTGGACTTGGTTTTCTTATATCAAGCCGAAGAAACTGATTTTGCTGCCCAAGAAATTTATGCGCTACTCGCTAAGCGGATGATCAACTGGTTAACCGCTTATACGTCGGCCGGGAGTCTCTTTGAGATCGACACACGACTTCGCCCAAATGGTTCCGCTGGATTTCTGGTAACAAACGCCGATGCATTTAAGAAATACCAGATGCGGGAGGGTGACAACGCCGCATGGGTTTGGGAGCATCAAGCTCTGACACGAGCTAGATCCTCGGCGGGATCAAGAGTAGTTGGAGAATTTTTTGATAGTGTGCGATTTGACGTTTTAAGTCAGAAGCGTGATGTCGGACAACTGCGCCACGAGATTTTAGAGATGCGTCGCAAGGTTCATGCTGGACATCCAAACCCCAGCCCCGACTTTGATTTGAAACATGATGCCGGCGGTATGGTGGATATTGAATTTATCGTGCAATTTTTAGTCTTGGCATTCTCAAGTGCTTATCCACAGCTGATTGGTAATCTGGGAAACATTGCCTTACTTCGGATTGCTGGAGAGGCGGGCTTAATTCAAGCTTCAGTAGCGCAAGAGGTGGGGGATGCCTATCGTTTACTGCGGGCGCGTCAACATCGCTTGCGTTTAGATGGCGCAGAAAAGACACGGGTAGATTTGGCACTTGAGCCTCAGCTGGTTCAAGCAAGAGAAGTGGTGCTGAATTTATGGCAAGAAATCTTTCTGGCCCCTTCGGATACTGAACAAGCTTAG
- the hrcA gene encoding heat-inducible transcriptional repressor HrcA, which produces MDDRSRALLKTLIERYIEEGQPIGSRTLSRFSGLDLSAATIRNVMADLEEMGLVTSPHTSAGRIPTPRGYRLFVDTMVTVRPLEEIATREMEKGLLPDSPQRVLNSAAQILSNLTHFAGVVMTPKRAQVFKHIEFLRLGEGKILLIMVTPEGDVQNRILPTSQDYTPSQLIEAGNYINTQFAGKSFAEVRAHLASDLDNLRSDISGLMALALHSGVSDYGMGQGDMLLSGERRLLNVGDLSTNLDKLRKMFDMLEQKSVLMQLLDVSSHADGIQIFIGGESDLLPYEDLAVISAPYSVDGQIVGTLGVIGPTRMAYDRVIPIVDITSKLLSGALSAPISS; this is translated from the coding sequence ATGGATGATCGTTCCCGCGCCTTACTGAAAACCCTCATCGAGCGATATATCGAAGAGGGGCAGCCTATTGGCTCACGCACTCTATCTCGATTCTCGGGATTGGATCTTTCTGCGGCCACGATTCGCAATGTCATGGCGGATTTAGAGGAAATGGGCCTGGTAACCAGCCCACATACCTCAGCGGGTCGTATCCCAACTCCAAGGGGCTATCGCCTCTTTGTGGATACGATGGTGACAGTTCGCCCTTTAGAGGAAATTGCTACCCGTGAGATGGAAAAAGGGCTTTTGCCAGATTCACCGCAAAGGGTGCTGAACTCTGCTGCGCAAATCCTGTCTAATTTGACCCATTTTGCCGGGGTGGTGATGACGCCGAAGCGGGCTCAGGTCTTTAAGCATATTGAATTCTTAAGGCTTGGAGAGGGCAAAATTCTGCTCATTATGGTTACACCTGAAGGCGATGTTCAAAACCGCATCCTGCCCACCTCTCAGGACTACACTCCAAGTCAGCTAATAGAGGCTGGAAATTACATCAATACTCAGTTTGCCGGCAAGAGTTTTGCAGAAGTGCGTGCGCACCTTGCCTCTGATTTGGATAATTTACGAAGCGATATCTCGGGGCTGATGGCTCTGGCATTGCATAGTGGTGTTAGTGACTACGGCATGGGTCAAGGAGATATGTTGCTATCAGGTGAGCGGCGCTTACTCAATGTTGGTGATCTCAGTACGAATTTGGATAAGTTGCGCAAGATGTTCGATATGCTAGAGCAAAAGTCGGTTCTGATGCAGTTGTTAGACGTATCTAGTCATGCTGATGGCATTCAAATCTTTATTGGCGGCGAGAGTGATTTGCTGCCTTATGAAGATTTGGCGGTGATTAGTGCACCTTATAGCGTAGATGGTCAGATTGTTGGCACCCTTGGCGTTATTGGACCAACTCGTATGGCATATGATCGGGTGATTCCGATTGTCGACATCACCTCTAAGTTGTTATCGGGTGCATTAAGTGCACCAATCAGTTCTTAG
- the recN gene encoding DNA repair protein RecN — translation MLQTLSLRDFVIVDQLELDFSSGFTVLTGETGAGKSILLDALALVLGERADSSQIREGCSRAEISALFRIDAQQIKHFNQWLDEQGFPLEDDGQSLLLKRTVEANGRSRAFINGSVATLAQLREAGDQLVDIHGQHAHQLLLKGGAQRELLDRHANHLDLVTEVSQLFKTLNESRRRLEQAENAGQDIERERERLEWQLEELNELSPQEGEWTTIQSEHARLANGAKIMSGCQEAIDALSDADNSVESTLSKASANISALAEHDSGLSDISQALESAQIQIDEAVHGLNRYLQKLDLDPARLSEVEERMQALHGAARKYRTEADDLPKLLLDTTERLEALTASQNIEALRERVKQEELAYLKQAKQLSQKRNKAALDLGKQVTTAMQDLSMAGGQLEIALLPLAEGGTHGLEQIEFLVAGHAGSTPRSLAKVASGGELARISLAISVITSKASFTPTLIFDEVDAGIGGAVAETVGKLLRQLGESHQILCVTHLPQVAAQGNHHLKVSKSQAGDKTLSQVMPLGRSERVEEVARMLGGATITDTTRRHARELLEQN, via the coding sequence ATGCTACAAACACTATCGCTTCGCGACTTTGTCATTGTTGACCAGCTAGAACTCGACTTTTCCTCTGGGTTTACAGTCCTGACCGGTGAAACAGGTGCTGGTAAATCCATCCTCTTGGATGCACTAGCTTTGGTGCTAGGCGAACGTGCAGATAGTAGCCAAATTCGTGAAGGCTGCAGTCGTGCAGAAATTAGTGCTCTCTTTCGGATTGACGCACAGCAAATTAAACACTTCAATCAATGGTTAGATGAGCAAGGTTTTCCACTGGAAGATGATGGGCAAAGTCTTTTACTGAAAAGAACTGTAGAGGCCAATGGCCGTAGCCGCGCTTTTATTAATGGTAGCGTAGCAACCTTAGCGCAACTGCGAGAAGCAGGCGATCAATTGGTAGATATTCATGGTCAACATGCACATCAACTTTTACTCAAAGGTGGTGCGCAGCGCGAACTACTAGATCGCCATGCTAATCATCTAGATTTAGTTACTGAGGTCTCCCAATTATTTAAAACTCTCAATGAATCGCGTCGCAGACTAGAGCAAGCTGAAAATGCTGGGCAAGATATTGAACGCGAGCGTGAGCGCTTGGAATGGCAATTGGAGGAACTCAATGAACTCTCTCCACAGGAAGGTGAATGGACCACCATTCAAAGTGAGCATGCACGACTAGCCAATGGTGCAAAAATTATGAGCGGCTGCCAAGAGGCAATTGATGCTCTGAGCGATGCGGATAACTCTGTCGAATCTACCCTCTCTAAGGCTAGCGCTAATATCAGCGCACTAGCAGAGCATGACTCCGGACTGAGCGATATCAGTCAAGCCTTAGAGTCAGCCCAAATTCAGATAGATGAAGCAGTGCATGGTCTCAATCGTTACTTACAAAAACTCGATTTAGATCCTGCACGCCTCAGCGAGGTGGAGGAGCGCATGCAAGCGCTTCATGGTGCAGCCAGAAAATACCGTACCGAAGCAGATGATTTACCAAAGCTTCTTTTAGATACTACCGAACGTTTAGAGGCATTAACGGCCTCGCAAAATATAGAAGCTTTACGTGAGAGGGTGAAACAAGAAGAGCTTGCCTATCTCAAACAAGCAAAGCAACTCTCACAAAAACGTAACAAGGCTGCGCTAGATTTGGGTAAACAAGTTACCACTGCGATGCAGGACCTATCGATGGCGGGTGGACAACTGGAGATTGCCTTACTACCTTTGGCCGAAGGTGGCACTCATGGTCTCGAGCAAATTGAGTTCTTGGTTGCTGGCCATGCTGGAAGCACACCGCGCTCTTTAGCAAAAGTAGCTTCCGGCGGTGAATTAGCGCGTATTAGCTTAGCCATCAGCGTCATTACTAGCAAGGCATCATTTACACCCACACTCATATTTGATGAAGTCGATGCCGGTATTGGTGGCGCCGTTGCAGAGACGGTTGGAAAGTTGTTGCGTCAACTCGGTGAGTCGCATCAAATTCTGTGTGTGACTCACTTGCCACAAGTGGCAGCGCAAGGTAATCACCACCTCAAAGTAAGCAAATCTCAAGCGGGTGATAAAACCCTCTCACAGGTCATGCCACTTGGAAGGTCCGAGCGAGTAGAGGAAGTTGCGCGCATGCTGGGTGGAGCAACGATTACCGACACTACACGCCGACACGCTCGCGAGCTATTAGAGCAAAACTAA
- the hemH gene encoding ferrochelatase, producing the protein MNQNPHLRPSKTAVLLLNLGTPSAPTAKAVRAYLKEFLSDPRVVEIPRIIWWCILNGIILPIRSGASAKKYASIWLPKLGSPLMHYSRLQAKELGEKFASHGEVVLVDLAMRYGEPSTQQALEALQAQGMERLLLLPLYPQYSATTTASSFDEVFRVLGTWRNQPELRLIKYYHDNPAYISALRDQVLGVWDKDGRPDFAAGDRLVMSFHGLPKRNLMKGDPYHCECLKTGRLLGESLGLVPGQYLVTFQSRFGKAEWLKPYTAPMIEELGKAGCKRVDIFCPGFPADCLETLEEIAMEAREIFLEHGGKDYRYIPCLNSNPKWIDAMYEIAQQHLSGWSLGVESDAVLQERDRLAELAKAKIA; encoded by the coding sequence TTGAATCAAAACCCCCACTTACGCCCCTCTAAGACAGCAGTGTTATTGCTCAACTTGGGTACTCCTTCTGCTCCAACAGCTAAGGCAGTTAGAGCCTACCTCAAAGAATTTCTATCTGATCCACGCGTTGTAGAAATTCCCCGCATTATTTGGTGGTGTATTTTGAACGGTATTATTTTGCCGATTCGTAGTGGTGCTTCTGCAAAGAAATACGCTTCCATTTGGTTGCCAAAATTGGGTTCTCCATTGATGCATTACTCACGCCTTCAAGCAAAAGAGTTGGGCGAGAAATTCGCAAGCCACGGTGAAGTAGTGCTGGTGGATCTAGCTATGCGTTATGGCGAACCTTCAACTCAGCAAGCCCTAGAAGCCTTGCAGGCACAAGGCATGGAGCGTCTTTTGTTGCTGCCACTATATCCGCAATATTCAGCAACCACTACGGCATCTAGTTTTGATGAAGTATTTCGCGTGCTGGGAACTTGGCGTAATCAACCCGAGTTGCGTTTGATTAAGTACTATCACGACAACCCTGCCTATATTTCAGCATTACGTGATCAAGTGCTCGGTGTATGGGATAAAGATGGCCGCCCAGATTTTGCTGCCGGTGATCGCCTTGTAATGTCTTTTCATGGATTACCCAAGCGCAATTTAATGAAGGGCGACCCCTATCATTGTGAGTGCTTGAAAACTGGCCGCCTACTTGGTGAGTCATTGGGTCTAGTGCCTGGACAGTACTTAGTTACTTTTCAATCTCGCTTTGGTAAGGCGGAGTGGCTCAAGCCTTACACAGCTCCGATGATTGAAGAGTTGGGTAAAGCAGGTTGTAAACGAGTCGATATTTTTTGCCCAGGATTTCCGGCGGATTGCTTAGAGACTTTAGAGGAGATTGCCATGGAGGCGCGTGAGATCTTCTTGGAGCATGGCGGCAAAGACTACCGCTACATCCCTTGCTTAAATAGCAATCCAAAGTGGATTGATGCAATGTATGAGATTGCCCAGCAGCATCTATCTGGCTGGAGTTTAGGTGTTGAGTCCGATGCGGTATTACAGGAGCGTGACCGTTTGGCTGAGTTAGCTAAAGCGAAGATTGCTTAA
- a CDS encoding NAD kinase, which translates to MLSPSPNSSKKAFSRLALVGKYQADGMQERLKDLAVLLGQQGCEVYIESSTASHLSLTAYPIKKVEEFAGAIDLAVVLGGDGTMLGIGRQLAGSHVPLVGINMGRLGYMTDIPIQNVQTVLPQIIAGDYEADTRTLLGAVVMRDGKKINQALALNDVVVNRSGISGMVELAVRVNGSFMYNQRSDGLIVSTPTGSTAYALSAGGPILHPRVAGILLAPIAPHSLSNRPIVLPQDIVVSIEVVDGREVIVNFDMQSQTHLQSGDIIEVSQSEKTITLLHPRSHSDYKTLREKLHWNEYPSTF; encoded by the coding sequence ATGTTAAGCCCATCCCCAAATTCCAGCAAAAAGGCCTTTAGCCGGCTTGCGCTTGTTGGCAAATATCAGGCTGACGGCATGCAAGAGCGCCTTAAGGACCTAGCGGTACTACTTGGCCAGCAAGGCTGTGAGGTCTATATTGAAAGCTCTACTGCAAGCCACTTAAGCCTTACAGCCTACCCAATCAAAAAAGTAGAAGAGTTTGCGGGAGCCATTGATTTAGCAGTAGTTTTAGGTGGCGACGGGACAATGCTGGGGATTGGGCGCCAACTGGCCGGCAGTCATGTCCCCCTGGTTGGCATCAATATGGGCCGCTTAGGCTATATGACCGACATCCCCATCCAGAACGTTCAAACGGTTTTACCGCAAATTATTGCTGGTGACTACGAAGCCGATACCAGAACGCTCCTAGGTGCAGTAGTGATGCGTGATGGCAAAAAAATCAATCAAGCCCTCGCCCTGAACGATGTAGTAGTCAATCGCTCCGGAATCTCAGGAATGGTGGAGCTTGCAGTACGCGTCAACGGTTCATTTATGTATAACCAGCGATCAGATGGCTTAATTGTGTCCACCCCTACCGGCTCAACAGCTTATGCCCTTTCCGCTGGTGGACCAATCCTACATCCACGAGTTGCCGGAATTCTTTTGGCACCAATTGCACCGCACTCTTTATCTAATCGCCCCATCGTCTTACCTCAAGACATTGTGGTGAGTATCGAAGTGGTTGACGGTAGAGAAGTCATTGTGAACTTTGACATGCAATCACAAACTCATTTGCAATCAGGTGACATCATTGAAGTCAGTCAATCTGAAAAAACAATCACCCTACTTCACCCTCGCAGTCATAGTGACTACAAAACCTTGCGAGAGAAGTTACATTGGAATGAGTACCCATCGACATTCTGA